In the Streptomyces sp. BHT-5-2 genome, one interval contains:
- a CDS encoding acyl-CoA dehydrogenase, whose translation MAIATGTGAGIGTDTGIGITQDHRDLAAAARGWVARAVPPEDVRKLLDAPPARTGRPAHWDGLAAQGLLGLHLPEADGGGGGDLLDLAVVLEEFGRAALPGPYLPTVLAAELLHRGGAPRHLVRALATGGRIAAVALDSGSLTAVEGADGYLLDGAAPPVLAGGDADLLVLAAEAAGGTVWLAVDAAGLAVRVQDSADPTRPTAEIRADGTAVPGDRRLAVDGALVRDLAGVLLAAEGCGTAGWALRTAAEHAAVREQFGRPIGQFQGVKHLCADMLVRCEQARALVWDAARAAADEPPEVRGLVAALATAAALDAAVGCAKDCIQVLGGIGFTWEHDAHLHLRRAVTARQLLGGADAHRLRAARRAAAGARRALRLELPAEAGEFRDRARAALAPVRGLTSHLRGSAAEAATRRALAPTGYAAPHLPAPYGLGAGPVEQLAIQQEMVAAGVRVGELGIATWVVPALLAHGTAAQQERYLPPTLRGDLLWCQLFSEPEAGSDLASLRTRAQRTADGGWRINGQKVWTSAAQTADHGILLARTDPDAPKHRGLTFFVVDMSTPGIDVRPLREITGDALFNEVYFDEVLLPADAVVGAVDDGWRVARTTLGNERVHMADQMAFDTGLEALVAHTAEGDGAVRARVGALVAEAHALACIGLRTTLQRVSGLEPGAGASVRKLVQTAHQQKVADLALELLGPAGAVREGPGARALHGFLMSRCLTIAGGTTQVQLNVVAERLLGLPRDPEPRPLI comes from the coding sequence ATGGCTATCGCAACGGGCACCGGCGCGGGCATCGGTACGGACACGGGCATCGGCATCACACAGGACCACCGTGACCTCGCGGCGGCGGCGCGCGGCTGGGTCGCGCGGGCCGTCCCGCCCGAGGACGTCCGCAAGCTCCTCGACGCGCCGCCCGCGCGGACCGGCCGCCCCGCCCACTGGGACGGGCTCGCCGCGCAGGGCCTGCTCGGCCTCCACCTCCCGGAGGCCGACGGCGGGGGCGGCGGCGACCTGCTCGATCTCGCCGTCGTCCTGGAGGAGTTCGGCCGCGCCGCGCTCCCCGGCCCGTACCTGCCCACCGTCCTCGCCGCCGAACTGCTGCACCGCGGCGGCGCGCCCCGGCACCTCGTCCGGGCACTGGCCACCGGCGGGCGGATCGCCGCCGTCGCCCTCGACAGCGGCTCCCTGACCGCGGTGGAAGGCGCCGACGGATACCTCCTCGACGGCGCCGCGCCGCCCGTCCTGGCCGGCGGTGACGCCGATCTGCTCGTGCTGGCCGCGGAGGCCGCCGGGGGCACCGTGTGGCTGGCGGTGGACGCCGCCGGGCTCGCCGTACGCGTCCAGGACAGCGCCGACCCGACCCGGCCGACCGCGGAGATCCGCGCGGACGGGACGGCGGTCCCGGGCGACCGGCGGCTGGCGGTCGACGGCGCCCTGGTCCGGGACCTCGCCGGGGTGCTGCTCGCCGCGGAGGGCTGCGGAACCGCCGGCTGGGCGCTGCGCACCGCCGCCGAACACGCCGCGGTCCGCGAGCAGTTCGGCCGGCCGATCGGCCAGTTCCAGGGAGTCAAGCACCTCTGCGCCGACATGCTCGTCCGCTGTGAGCAGGCCCGCGCCCTGGTCTGGGACGCGGCCCGGGCCGCCGCCGACGAGCCGCCCGAGGTGCGCGGCCTGGTCGCCGCGCTGGCCACCGCGGCGGCCCTCGACGCCGCCGTCGGCTGCGCCAAGGACTGCATCCAGGTCCTCGGCGGCATCGGCTTCACCTGGGAGCACGACGCCCACCTCCACCTGCGCCGCGCGGTCACCGCCCGCCAGCTGCTCGGCGGCGCCGACGCCCACCGGCTGCGCGCCGCCCGCCGTGCCGCGGCCGGCGCCCGCCGCGCACTGCGGCTGGAACTCCCCGCCGAAGCCGGGGAGTTCCGGGACCGGGCGCGCGCCGCCCTCGCCCCGGTGCGCGGCCTGACGTCCCACCTCAGGGGCTCCGCCGCGGAGGCCGCCACCCGCCGCGCACTGGCCCCCACCGGTTACGCCGCGCCGCATCTGCCCGCCCCGTACGGACTGGGCGCGGGCCCCGTCGAACAGCTCGCCATCCAGCAGGAGATGGTTGCCGCCGGGGTCCGGGTCGGCGAACTGGGCATCGCCACCTGGGTGGTGCCCGCGCTCCTCGCGCACGGCACGGCCGCGCAGCAGGAGCGGTACCTGCCGCCGACGCTCCGCGGCGACCTGCTGTGGTGCCAGCTGTTCTCCGAGCCGGAGGCCGGTTCGGACCTGGCGTCGCTGCGTACTCGCGCGCAGCGCACCGCGGACGGCGGCTGGCGGATCAACGGCCAGAAGGTGTGGACCTCGGCCGCGCAGACCGCCGACCACGGCATCCTGCTAGCCCGCACCGACCCGGACGCACCCAAACACCGCGGTCTGACCTTCTTCGTCGTCGACATGTCGACGCCGGGGATCGACGTCCGGCCGCTGAGGGAGATCACCGGCGACGCCCTCTTCAACGAGGTGTACTTCGACGAGGTGCTGCTGCCCGCGGACGCGGTGGTCGGCGCGGTCGACGACGGCTGGCGGGTCGCCCGCACCACCCTCGGCAACGAACGCGTCCACATGGCCGACCAGATGGCCTTCGACACCGGCCTGGAGGCGCTCGTCGCGCACACCGCCGAAGGGGACGGCGCGGTCCGGGCCCGGGTCGGCGCGTTGGTCGCCGAGGCGCACGCGCTGGCCTGCATCGGGCTGCGCACCACCCTCCAGCGGGTGTCGGGCCTGGAGCCGGGCGCCGGCGCCAGCGTCCGCAAGCTGGTGCAGACCGCGCACCAGCAGAAGGTCGCCGACCTGGCCCTGGAACTCCTGGGGCCGGCCGGTGCGGTCCGCGAGGGGCCCGGCGCCCGCGCCCTGCACGGATTCCTGATGTCGCGCTGCCTGACCATCGCCGGCGGCACCACCCAGGTCCAGCTGAACGTCGTCGCCGAACGCCTGCTCGGCCTGCCCCGCGACCCGGAACCGCGCCCGCTGATCTGA